A single Deltaproteobacteria bacterium DNA region contains:
- a CDS encoding amidohydrolase family protein: MSTPLPTRFPSLLGLAALPWFARSDEGRLVLRDRSVGPIADLHTHLALSFGRPPSVDLERLHPETQHYLPSCCGLDLDVYANQNMTREHVRELTRDLTWRSLGPRGMRATHTAPNLLREMDETGIRAALLLPIDYPVLSRNADTALAQARAHSGRLLSFGSVHPFARDAERRLDGQLAQGARGVKVHPGVQLVRPDARRARRLYGMCGEREMAVFWHCGPAGIEPRLGRHLNQVRWYEAPIAGHPRTTFVLGHAGARQFEQALALQRRYPNVWLETSSQSLASVRRMVEAGDTTRIVHGSDWPFYHPAISVAKVLIATEGRPEARHGILWANGARLLGIE, translated from the coding sequence ATGTCCACACCGCTGCCGACGCGCTTTCCCTCGCTGCTCGGGCTCGCCGCGCTGCCCTGGTTCGCGCGCAGCGACGAGGGCCGGCTCGTGCTGCGCGACCGCAGCGTCGGCCCGATCGCCGACCTGCACACGCACCTGGCGCTCTCCTTCGGCCGCCCGCCGAGCGTGGACCTGGAGCGGCTCCACCCGGAGACGCAGCACTACCTCCCGAGCTGCTGCGGCCTCGACCTCGACGTCTACGCGAACCAGAACATGACGCGCGAGCACGTGCGGGAGCTCACCCGCGACCTCACCTGGCGAAGCCTCGGCCCGCGCGGCATGCGCGCGACCCACACCGCCCCAAACCTCTTGCGCGAGATGGACGAGACCGGGATCCGCGCCGCCCTCCTGCTGCCGATCGACTACCCGGTGCTCTCCCGCAACGCCGACACGGCGCTGGCCCAGGCCCGCGCCCACTCCGGACGCCTGCTCTCGTTCGGCTCCGTGCACCCCTTCGCACGCGACGCCGAGCGCCGGCTCGACGGCCAGCTCGCGCAGGGCGCGCGCGGGGTGAAGGTGCACCCCGGCGTCCAGCTCGTGCGCCCCGACGCCCGCCGCGCACGCCGGCTCTACGGGATGTGCGGCGAGCGCGAGATGGCCGTGTTCTGGCACTGCGGGCCGGCGGGCATCGAGCCGCGCCTGGGCCGGCACCTGAACCAGGTGCGCTGGTACGAGGCGCCGATCGCCGGGCATCCGCGCACGACCTTCGTGCTCGGCCACGCGGGCGCCCGCCAGTTCGAGCAGGCCCTTGCGCTGCAGCGCCGGTATCCGAACGTGTGGCTCGAGACCTCGAGCCAGTCGCTCGCCAGCGTGCGCCGCATGGTCGAGGCCGGTGACACCACCCGCATCGTGCACGGCTCGGACTGGCCGTTCTACCACCCGGCGATCAGCGTGGCGAAGGTGCTGATCGCGACGGAAGGCCGTCCGGAGGCGCGACACGGGATCCTGTGGGCGAACGGAGCACGGCTGCTCGGGATCGAGTGA
- a CDS encoding glycosyltransferase, with amino-acid sequence MVAGGPGLRVALYAHDAMGLGHLRRNLAIARALAESPLGASVLVVSGVQEAGVLELPPRTDCLTLPSLAKEGDGRYRSRSLALGLGELTGLRARTIAAALEAFAPRLLIVDKRPLGVEGELAPALATLRRRGGTRCVLGLRDVLDEPAAVEREWRADRATEAVRAHFDAIWVYGDRALYDPLAEYPVTAGLADLASFTGYLAPRWQAPAPAAARAHRARLGIPEGRLLLCLLGGGQDGFPVAWSFAHARIPEDAVGVIVTGPFLPPDARRRLEAQADTHPRLRLIEFVKDVAPLVCSADRIVAMGGYNTVCEALAARKPLLVVPRVRPRSEQWIRAERLRALGLAEVLAPEALTPERITGWLAAALAPPDPSAIDLAGLERVPEQARALLATPAPARHRSRRAAWRGASA; translated from the coding sequence ATGGTCGCTGGCGGTCCGGGCCTGCGCGTGGCGCTCTACGCGCACGACGCCATGGGGCTCGGGCACCTGCGGCGCAACCTCGCGATCGCCCGGGCGCTCGCCGAGTCGCCGCTCGGCGCGTCGGTGCTGGTCGTCTCGGGCGTGCAGGAGGCCGGCGTCCTCGAGCTCCCGCCGCGCACCGACTGCCTCACCCTGCCCTCGCTCGCGAAGGAGGGGGACGGCCGCTACCGGTCGCGATCGCTGGCACTCGGGCTCGGCGAGCTGACGGGTCTCCGCGCGCGCACGATCGCCGCGGCGCTCGAGGCCTTCGCGCCCCGCTTGCTGATCGTGGACAAGCGCCCGCTCGGCGTGGAGGGGGAGCTCGCACCCGCGCTCGCGACGCTTCGCCGCCGGGGCGGCACGCGTTGCGTGCTCGGGCTGCGCGACGTCCTCGACGAGCCCGCCGCCGTCGAGCGCGAGTGGCGCGCCGATCGCGCCACCGAGGCGGTGCGCGCCCACTTCGACGCGATCTGGGTGTACGGCGACCGTGCCCTCTACGACCCCCTCGCCGAGTACCCGGTCACCGCCGGGCTCGCGGACCTCGCCTCCTTCACGGGCTACCTGGCGCCGCGCTGGCAGGCGCCGGCGCCCGCGGCAGCGCGCGCGCACCGCGCGCGGCTCGGTATCCCGGAGGGCCGGCTCCTGCTCTGCCTCCTGGGCGGCGGACAGGACGGCTTCCCGGTGGCCTGGAGCTTCGCCCACGCGCGGATCCCCGAGGACGCCGTGGGCGTGATCGTGACGGGGCCCTTCCTGCCACCCGACGCGCGCAGGCGTCTGGAGGCGCAGGCGGACACGCATCCCCGCCTGCGCCTCATCGAGTTCGTGAAGGACGTCGCTCCGCTCGTGTGCAGCGCCGACCGCATCGTCGCGATGGGGGGCTACAACACCGTGTGCGAGGCGCTCGCGGCGCGCAAGCCGCTGCTCGTCGTCCCGCGCGTGCGTCCGCGCAGCGAGCAGTGGATCCGCGCCGAGCGCCTGCGGGCGCTCGGGCTCGCCGAGGTCCTGGCGCCGGAGGCGCTCACCCCCGAGCGCATCACGGGCTGGCTCGCCGCGGCGCTCGCGCCGCCCGATCCGAGCGCGATCGACCTCGCCGGACTCGAACGCGTCCCCGAGCAGGCCCGCGCGCTGCTCGCGACGCCGGCGCCCGCCCGCCACCGCAGCCGCCGCGCGGCGTGGCGCGGCGCTTCCGCCTGA
- a CDS encoding thiamine pyrophosphate-binding protein yields MDTTDGGELFVRALESAGIRTLFTLHGGHLDAIYQAAKDRGLRLVDTRHEQAAGHAADGWARVTGQTGVALVTAGPGLTDCITAIANARLDCVPTLFVAGAAPLRDAELLPLQGGFDQLALVTPITKWAHRVTHTHRIPDLVAQALRIARSGRPGPVYLELPIDVLFARTDAARVRRPAKVAPDAPPAPPAVAVEQAIAWLHGAERPAIVVGGGARFAEAAGELTAFAEETGIPVFSNGRGHGLVPAGHPLCGRGLPHLAFLGRAGGGGDADVVLVLGARLGLFTGHPAHPLIPAAARLIQVDVCAEEIGRNRDVELGIVADCREALVALRAAAKGRRWPEGTAWQQAVRGVREGHRMLFAQALASESGPVHPYRLVSEIVKRLPQDAIVTADGGETASWMEMVAEVHAPGRFLSHGYLGCLGTGLPFALAAQVAHPGSPVLCIVGDGSVGLNFAEFDTFVRHGLPIVTVIANDGQWGMSAHGQELLFGPGRRVVTDLAPTRYDLAAAGFGCHAEHVESPRELGPALERAFASGKPACVDVRVDPAVIAPITLAMVGAARAPSGGAAPAQGVRIPYYGDLDA; encoded by the coding sequence GTGGACACCACCGACGGCGGCGAGCTCTTCGTCCGGGCGCTCGAGAGCGCGGGCATCCGCACGCTCTTCACGCTCCACGGCGGGCACCTCGACGCCATCTACCAGGCCGCGAAGGACCGCGGGCTGCGGCTCGTCGACACGCGCCACGAGCAGGCCGCGGGGCACGCCGCCGACGGCTGGGCGCGCGTCACGGGCCAGACCGGGGTCGCCCTCGTGACGGCCGGGCCCGGCCTCACCGACTGCATCACGGCGATCGCCAACGCCCGGCTCGACTGCGTGCCGACGCTCTTCGTGGCCGGAGCCGCTCCCCTGCGCGACGCGGAGCTGCTGCCGCTCCAGGGCGGCTTCGACCAGCTCGCGCTGGTCACGCCGATCACGAAGTGGGCGCATCGCGTGACCCACACCCATCGCATCCCGGACCTGGTGGCGCAGGCGCTGCGCATCGCACGCTCGGGCCGGCCCGGTCCGGTGTACCTCGAGCTCCCGATCGACGTGCTCTTCGCGCGCACCGACGCCGCCCGGGTGCGGCGGCCCGCGAAGGTCGCCCCCGATGCGCCCCCGGCCCCGCCCGCGGTGGCGGTCGAGCAGGCGATCGCCTGGCTGCACGGGGCGGAGCGTCCCGCGATCGTGGTGGGCGGCGGCGCGCGCTTCGCCGAGGCTGCGGGCGAGCTCACCGCCTTCGCCGAGGAGACCGGGATCCCGGTCTTCTCGAACGGGCGCGGCCACGGCCTCGTGCCCGCCGGACATCCGCTCTGCGGCCGCGGGCTGCCGCATCTCGCCTTCCTCGGCCGCGCCGGCGGGGGCGGCGACGCCGACGTCGTGCTGGTGCTGGGCGCCCGCCTCGGCCTCTTCACCGGACATCCCGCCCACCCGCTGATCCCCGCTGCCGCCCGGCTGATCCAGGTCGACGTGTGCGCCGAGGAGATCGGCCGCAACCGCGACGTCGAGCTCGGCATCGTGGCCGACTGCCGCGAGGCGCTCGTCGCGCTGCGCGCCGCGGCCAAGGGACGGCGCTGGCCCGAGGGTACGGCCTGGCAGCAGGCGGTGCGGGGCGTGCGCGAGGGGCACCGGATGCTCTTCGCGCAGGCGCTCGCGAGCGAGAGCGGGCCGGTCCACCCCTATCGCCTCGTCAGCGAGATCGTGAAGCGCCTGCCGCAGGACGCCATCGTGACGGCGGACGGCGGCGAGACGGCCTCCTGGATGGAGATGGTGGCGGAGGTCCACGCGCCGGGGCGCTTCCTGTCGCACGGCTACCTCGGCTGCCTCGGCACCGGCCTGCCCTTTGCGCTGGCGGCCCAGGTGGCCCATCCCGGGAGCCCGGTGCTCTGCATCGTGGGCGACGGCTCGGTCGGCCTCAACTTCGCCGAGTTCGACACCTTCGTGCGGCACGGGCTCCCGATCGTGACGGTGATCGCCAACGACGGCCAATGGGGCATGTCGGCGCACGGCCAGGAGCTGCTCTTCGGCCCCGGCCGGCGCGTGGTGACGGACCTCGCCCCGACCCGCTACGACCTCGCGGCCGCCGGCTTCGGCTGCCACGCCGAGCACGTCGAGAGCCCGCGCGAGCTCGGGCCGGCGCTCGAGCGGGCCTTCGCGAGCGGCAAGCCGGCCTGCGTGGACGTGCGGGTCGACCCGGCCGTGATCGCGCCGATCACGCTCGCGATGGTGGGCGCGGCGCGGGCGCCGTCGGGAGGGGCCGCGCCGGCACAGGGCGTCCGGATCCCGTACTACGGGGATCTCGACGCGTAG
- a CDS encoding FAD-dependent oxidoreductase, with protein sequence MSGSGGRVVVVGGAVAGLIGALALARNGWRPVILDKDPLPIPTSPDDAYDPWERRGSPQIRHSHAFLARMHNLIRDREPELLRRLLALGAEEIPFRGQARAWFPDATFEPGDDDMVLLACRRVTLEWALRQHVLETGLVEYHSGVEVTGLVAENGAPGPPRVRGVRLRSRGGEETTLPADLVVDASGRRSRLPDWLVAIGAPRPQEVRQACGIYYSSRFYRLLPGVGRPAPDAVIGADLGYLKCGIFPGDGGTFSVTIAAAPDDDPLRAILRKPGFEAVTHALPLVEPWVRADVSTPISDVHGMANLNDVRRHLVQDGEPLALGLVAIGDALAHANPITGRGCTLAWIAAYALADALARHPDDPRALALDLESAVERECAPWVGAQIAQDRDAVLVNQALRRGEDPYHFERADGTVDPVAWARNVLRNGLLPALREDLHVLRAFLRVVHMLDDPGAMTRPDVASRVLAAHARRHERAPALPGPPRDEMLAILARAA encoded by the coding sequence ATGAGCGGATCCGGCGGGCGGGTGGTCGTGGTCGGGGGGGCGGTAGCCGGGCTCATCGGCGCGCTCGCGCTCGCGCGCAACGGCTGGCGCCCGGTGATCCTCGACAAGGATCCGCTGCCGATCCCGACCTCGCCAGACGACGCCTACGACCCCTGGGAGCGGCGCGGCTCGCCCCAGATCCGGCACTCGCACGCCTTCCTGGCGCGGATGCACAACCTGATCCGCGACCGCGAGCCCGAGCTGCTGCGGCGGCTGCTCGCGCTCGGCGCCGAGGAGATCCCGTTCCGCGGACAGGCGCGGGCCTGGTTCCCGGATGCCACCTTCGAGCCCGGCGACGACGACATGGTCCTGCTCGCCTGCCGTCGCGTGACGCTCGAGTGGGCGCTGCGCCAGCACGTGCTCGAGACGGGCCTCGTCGAGTACCACAGCGGCGTCGAGGTGACCGGGCTCGTGGCCGAGAACGGGGCTCCCGGCCCGCCCCGCGTGCGCGGCGTGCGCTTGCGCTCCCGCGGCGGCGAGGAGACGACCCTTCCCGCAGACCTCGTCGTCGACGCGAGCGGCCGCCGCTCGCGCCTGCCCGACTGGCTCGTGGCGATCGGCGCGCCGCGTCCGCAAGAGGTGCGGCAGGCGTGCGGGATCTACTACAGCTCGCGCTTCTATCGACTGCTGCCCGGCGTCGGGCGCCCGGCCCCCGATGCCGTGATCGGCGCCGATCTGGGCTACCTGAAGTGCGGGATCTTCCCGGGCGACGGCGGCACCTTCTCGGTCACGATCGCCGCCGCCCCCGACGACGACCCGCTGCGCGCGATCCTGCGCAAGCCCGGCTTCGAGGCCGTCACGCACGCCCTGCCGCTCGTCGAGCCGTGGGTACGGGCGGACGTCTCGACGCCGATCTCCGACGTCCACGGCATGGCGAACCTGAACGACGTGCGCCGTCACCTCGTGCAGGACGGCGAGCCGCTGGCGCTCGGCCTGGTGGCGATCGGCGATGCGCTGGCGCACGCCAACCCGATCACGGGTCGTGGCTGCACGCTCGCCTGGATCGCCGCCTACGCGCTCGCCGACGCGCTCGCCCGCCACCCCGACGATCCCCGCGCGCTGGCGCTCGACCTCGAGAGCGCGGTCGAGCGCGAGTGCGCGCCCTGGGTGGGCGCGCAGATCGCGCAGGATCGCGACGCCGTGCTCGTCAACCAGGCGCTGCGGCGCGGCGAGGACCCCTACCACTTCGAGCGCGCCGACGGGACGGTCGACCCGGTCGCCTGGGCGCGCAACGTGCTGCGCAACGGGCTGCTGCCGGCGCTGCGCGAGGACCTCCACGTGTTGCGCGCCTTCCTGCGCGTCGTCCACATGCTCGACGATCCGGGCGCGATGACACGGCCGGATGTCGCCTCCCGCGTGCTCGCGGCCCACGCCCGCCGCCACGAGCGCGCCCCCGCCCTTCCAGGCCCGCCGCGGGACGAGATGCTCGCGATCCTGGCGCGAGCCGCCTAG